accaCCAAGGCCGTCGagaagcgggggagggggggggtgcggactggccaggtcggctagtcggggatcctcGACTGGGCCAACTGCTTAGGAGGGCCAACTTAAATAGTTGACCCTTTTTTTGTCAAACAAACTTtcctaaaaaaattacttaagatcTTGCCCTTCAAATTCAAGTGTGTAAAAAAACGGGGAAAGTTCTATAGAACTGAGATTGATGCTGTACATGAGTGGTGttcaacctttttttctttttacctcGGGCCATACCACATATTAAGAGGGATATCACGGCCagaacaaatataaaactttttttttctgaataaaatggGAAGACAAGGAAACTGAAAGAcaattacaaacaaaaatttgctTCCATTATTACTGcatgctttttttattaataagaactttgaatctattttttagaaaccaatttagACTACTTGGCTTCCAATTTTGAAACTATCATTCATAAGACCGAATGAAGATGATTATTAGGTTTGAAATgctacaaaatatattttgaatttcataaCATTGAACACAACAACGGGCCACatagatcagcttcgcgggccccATGTTTTCCGCAAGtcataggttgggcaccactgctgtACATGATATTTCAGTCGTAGACCAGCTATCTTTATGCATCCATTCCAGGGGAAGTAAATTTAAGGTTTTTTAAAAGGCTAATAGCCGAAGACAACAAAAGCACTTGGGATTAGGGAACAACTTTTGAGAGAAATCGAAAATTTGCTCTCTGCACCGCAGCCTCGAAAATTGTTGACTGTCCAATTTAGAATTGGGACAACAAATATGAGAGGACAATATCTTGGATTGCTGGCCCAATTGGAAAAAGACAACTGTAACATTCACTATGTACTCAGCTGGTTGAGACAGATTCAACGAAATGCTGTAAGTTGGCAAGAGATTTCCttggtctattgtaaattatTATCGCTATACGAATtctttcatctcagaatcgcatacggGTAAGTAAGTCTAGACTCCGATAAACCAAATCTAAAATACGACAAAATTTCGACCCAGAAGGGAGAGCTCTTAAATCtctcatcaccccccccccccccacaactttTAAAACCagtgtcgaaaaatttcctaagAAAACTTCAGAATCCTCCCCCTTACGTCACCAAAAACATAGCGTAGAAGTTCGTTTTTAgtccttcaattttgaaaaatttcctagggAGAGTGCACGTACTTAAGACTGAGTTTtcaacatacacacactcgtaacGTTTCACTATGcagccaaaaattgcatttttaaatctttaataacAAATGAGCTCTGGTGATATCCTGGCACTTCTACGTCCTCAAACCCAGCAAAAATAAGGCTTTCAATCTCAAAAAAGCACCCCTAAACCCTCTAATACAGtaaaagatttgaaattgacTTAAATTCAAGAATGATTTTATGATTAAAGTTTCGAGAAGCCCGAACCTCGCACCTTTTATTTCTCCTATCGTTTCAAAACGAAGCCTCAAGTCCCGTTTTTATAACGTCAAACTCGAAAAACTTCGGAGAAGAGTCTCCTGACCCTACTCTTGGTAACGTTAAGGCTTTCTCCTTAAGTACCAACAATAGTCAACAATTGAGGGCTTTGATGCAAGAACAAGAAAagtcgaaatttttaatttatttttttcttttttaaattcatttttgcgtgtttgAAATATAGATGTTCCGACTGGTGCAATAACgggacacaaatgtaagatcagacctctgATTTGTAGTAAATAATATGGGAAAGATAATCAAGTTCCTATTGGAAATTGATATGTTATGCCCTTCCTTTAAAGTCAATAAAGATAGCTCAAAATTTCACTTATGGGTTATTCCATACGAAAAtagcaaaattcacaaaaaagtggtggctgcatggtaacagatttttatgaaattcggtatacaggttccttttatgcctacataaaaatatctaaaatattatggttaaatattttttattttaatagttacatggcgactgaaaattggtcaaattgaacgcAACACTCTCATAAATGcgaaatgttgcatttttgaaggcttgtactTTATTAACTACTTAATCAAAACACAAAAGTTATATATAGTTGTAATCTATAGAGTAGGGCAATTCATCTGatatgagtaaaattttcaagattattatagttaactttcaACCGTGTTTTAaaacctgaaaatatttcagttttctcataattaagcattatattttttaatctcaagttTTAAGGAATGtattatttttgctgaaattgagACCCAATAACATGCTAAGTGTCACAAAAggaataccttacttttgaagttgtattttaactctttttgtcttcaaaatcagttttaaacttagtgacattttgtaaaatggcgattttccccttcacataggcccaaaaatttaaatgagggaAACTTTCAgcaactttcaaattttgcaggaaTATAGAACAGTATTTCTACTACGTACTTGAAGAAATTCGAAATTTGTGTTTGATTtccaagctttaaaaaataaaaaaataaaaataaaaaaaatcagaacatttttttttttttaatgttttatgtgaaattacgaaaaTTCAAAGCACTGGATAAATAACTAAaagatgcaaaagcaagtatatccaacattcatttcaattttttgaaaaattgtaacgGCATAGTGtgaaatttataaaacaattagtggataaaatttatatcttaagcaataataataatttcaataaatgcattaaaagatttcttttttttctctatacAAAAGTCCTTTCGATCTAACTAAAAGTTTGTGGCCcaatttttgtaggaaaatccAGTTAAAAACATTAATAGTACTTTCATTAATATGTTTCAAGAAGCTCTAGGCATCATCTTTAATAGGTCATGTGTACTACATAGTAACGGTCCATGTGAGTTCactaacttaataaaaaaatcacttatctgaaAAGATATCGATGGATaaaatcaatgtgtagaaaaacatTACCCAGCCACTAATAGTTGCTACATATATgtaacaaacaaatgaaattattgatgTTGAATTTAGCCTGACCTCTAAACTCTCTCTTCAAACATATGCTCCTTTCACTGATGATCGAGATAAATCTGAGATGAGGAATTTATgtgttcaatccttatatattatttctgtagcctgtttttggtttctacgcgagattttcctcaatccttgatcgatttctttgatttacaccatattttaaagcttatcgtgcaagctactgacgaaaaatagacccacggtctaaaaaatgttttttctgtcaaaaaaacctgttttaaggatcaagaatgaggttttcggttaaattcataactttaacttgcaccgtaatcggcagagctgaatagctcgatcggcagagcattCGACTGGCaatcaggagaatgcgtgttcgggcccacgttcggacaatctgcatcaacaaaaaaaaagaattagaaatatcgcgcattacatgaccccttaataacaatgaataacaaatatgagggaatagataagatggaaacgctccttgctgttatggaaacttgatgcaacatggagtTAAATTGATCCAAAAttggtaagcttttttttttcgtttttgaagttttgactccggtaagaaaattaaagcataatgtaagcgaaaatataagtatcaggtttaagatttcagactacaatggaattgttttttgggcagaaaaaaataataaattttgtattgaaatatagattcttatgagtttttgactctttgtacaaataaaaaaattactacttcaatttaaaatatatatattttcttctttttgcaaaaaacgaGTAGCctattacatttttactacattcggaaagctacgcttaaaaaagaacttagttcaaattattttgtattttaatcgtGCTGTTAagtgatgaacacgtgctgccatctaagccataaatgttcaagcagcctgcgataacaaattgtaaaaattttcaaaaattaaaacacttctcttcaatatcttatcttatatattatttcagtagattaattttctgtcagtatgcaagatctttcttatctcttgaagaaattcccccctcatttaaaaacttatatGACGGATAATAATAgccgaaaaatagacttacggtctaaaaatcaagttttcggaaacgccccttgctgttgcaaaaccttgatgcagcctgtagttcttatgcaattttttttaaagcaaagttcgaatacaattttccaattgtttGCGTTCTTTttggcaaggaaaaaaaattaaaattaacctgtgtatgtggttttttttaaaataaagtttgaaagcACTGAACTTAATTGTTCtgttaaattaataagttttttcggtagagcgttcagctataaactatctgaacttcgggcaagatcgggctgtccgatataatagcaaatttacattaatattacgcatatCATGTACTCATAAAATACGATAGATAacacacataataaaataaatgcagtgggaatgctacttggtgtttcgactcctttatgcaggctacagttatcattcagataagttcactgttaatcgaagggggttcttcctcttttttaaagctttgacttcgTCCAAACCAGAAAcgactaagcataatgtaaggataaaaaaaagtattagatttacctcaagggaatcctttttgtgcagaaaaccattttcattgtatgctgaaatgtagatttttctaatagcagtgtttgaacttttgtacaaatgaaaaaaatactacgccaaattgaaactacgagtttcacccagtaaacatttaattatttattcgaatacaatataaaacattaaaattattatcaacttcattagtaagaaatcattttctactcctctgctttcagctgaaaaaaaaatacattttgtctacacTCAAAAAATTAcccttaaaaaacggactcggtTCAACTGGttttagttatgaattttaagtgttcgattaaaatggaaacatgtgcgggcatttaaacCGGagcggttaaagcagcctgcaatgggaaatagttcaatattcaaaaataaaaacagttattTTCAATCTGATATATTACTTCtccagaatgtttgtttcaatcgctatgtGAGATctccctcattctttaatcaaattccatgctttacgaataattttaaatcgtatcattctggctaatgacaaaacatagatgaatgatcttattttttttttcggcaaaaagtttttttgctgctttttactacgcattctttcaatgaatagcattcggaaaggaaggcgcaattgctaggtttgttggagtgtcgtgttGTTAAACataatggcgccagttcgaatgcgtgccaataaatacctttttaatgtttctttttttttccatcagatgctcgcatgggcaggactgtatttgccacaaccagttttttcacatgcaaaattactgctttttcacgagtcactcagccacacttttaatgatatttatgtttgcattgaaaatacgtacaaccaaaaagtgagcaATGATCAAATTATCTGAACTTTGTATTTAACCAGGTTTTGTTACCGATGTCTTCAAATAACATGCCCTCTCTtacgcttacttttttccgtttaaaaatttcaaagaaagaacattatgaagaagaatcaaaaaaagtaaagagcgaaatgccttatgaaacgattcgaagcactgtgtggagttccgcacgggtcgactagttgttAATTGAGTTGAAATGATGATGATTTCATATCTCCAAGACAGCTATGGGTACTTCAACAAATTGTTATTGAGCATAACTTTCAAGATTCATAAGTTTTATtcataagacaaaaaaaaaaaaaaaaaactatttgtgatTGTAGCAGGCAGAAGGAGAAAATATCTTGCAGTTATAAGTGGATTATTGTATGTCGCATGTATACTTGTTCTGACGGATAATAGTTTGAGTTTTATCAATATGCTATAATATACATTTTTGCTATTGATAGTAGAAAGAAAAGTGATCTGCTTTCCATTGAAAAGTAGATTCATTGTGTGGCAAATGTTGTTTAACTGGAAATTTTTATTCTGGACAGAAAAGCTATAACTAAACTAGACGAGTTTCTCTACCAAAGGAATCCTTTTATTTCAAAGAACGTCGCAGCAGGACGGTTAAATAAATGGATGTATTTTGTCAAATATACttattcatggataaaacaaatttccacAAACTCATAGCCCAAACTCAAATGCTATTGAGAATTAGACAAGATGGTCCTCTTTCTTAATCTTTAAACTCAGTATGTTCTTTTAGTCTTGCAGAAATAAATAACTCTTAAGTTTTCAAGAAACTTTCGAGTTATTTTTTCCTACACCACGGGTCgagaggaaaattcaactttcagtgctacaatctatatatataattctcttacgtgccggcaaatgaaggggtgaatttctaaacctctgttggcaacacttcgccgataaatcatgtaaacaaacttctacgttgttttgaaatcttgaatcacagaatactcaacgaactttttttttttttgagatgagtttgagtcgggctgtggcccatttcaaccttaatcagcaaagaaaagctcaaagaaggcaggaaaccgttcttgaatccaatttaagacgagccatttccagagttgtattctctgattcgctgccgataatttttagcggctggggaattttcagtcagcagttccttcaacagatcaggtgcgtcacacaatgccggtaaccgcacctttccgtcatggcaacatttagtatatttatttgcagtattacgctctttctgccaataaagagcaccacaaaattcgcattcttcacacattgctccacaatcatgttcatcggcaatgttgttttgaacgcgtaggcgctttgagcgtcgtctattctctgcttcagtacgacagttcagttcaaaatgaataaccgagaaagaatttactttattccttttattctcagctgaaaggtttcgccaaatttgtttagggttatagtagttttagtattgtgcaagcaaagtagccttggcgagttttcgcgtttttagttaaaccattttttgttcgtgacgtggcaaggattcagaataacaactctgagcctgtttttagtcatggccagctctatgtggcattatcaagaacaagatcttttgaagcagtgtcagttgtggctcccaaacgggacatttttaattgtgtatatgaggaagttttctcagattagaatatataagagtgtaaatatgtaaatatatataagagtgtaaataatgtaaatacatccctcgggggagcctgtaacccctagagggcgcgtccccaggtggcggataggggaatgccttcattggttttccaatgggtggtagaagggaaataaaataccttccgcggaccaacaggtagaagtgcaatctctccaaagcaatgacagacacttttgtatctataatggtaaagttgtgcacattgccaaggcagtcatcttacatacagcaaagttaaactgtcgaaaatctggctaaagcagacaaattaacattatgaacgtaattttcatattggttaaatggatggtgacctaaatgcaattaccaactttaatttttacggaaaattttagctaggctaatgtattggcatacagcgagcgagcgaagcgagcatggatcgcgaagcgatccacagggaactgcgtaagcagttccgggggttggcgagcgatagcgagcagggggcgatagccccctagttataTTTAATTACGCATACTGAACTATTataaacttcacaataattaaggaaacatttcagcaagtacttcataaacattcattgagaaaatgaaacatgaaagaaaTGGTTAAGTCTTTCTATACTTACAATAAATAGCCGTAACTAATTTAaatttaccttagttcaagttactccaGTAACAAAAATATGCtgattccaatgattaaaatttagtattatctaaaagacacttcaatatgttacataaaaaaaagtaaattaagggCATTTCTTCATGTTCAAACAAGCATctgaaatagagaaagaaatgaaaacttcggaaatttttgatttttaaagtacgatttcattATCAAGGAATTCAAACACaataactaaattagagcagacaGTTATAATTTTTCAATCCGAAtcctttttgctgttattttttgcattaaaagagctaaaagagtgatttgaaatctgaagtaaattggcaagttTTCAATCTTCGTTagtatctcagattcaaaaaagcctccgaataaattttactttcctaATGGAGATTTGTTATataatgcggaaatatttattttttaagtacgcATTTATAACCtacggagttattgagtcacaaactggctgccatgaactctgaaaatttaggcttagtgtaagcatcaatttctaatttaaataacaaagcaacaaacagtttttaaacttccatactttgcattccctcattcTTACTTATTAGACAAGTCATCACTTTCTTTCTCATTAATTCATTTTTGCTGAATGTTTgtcatttttatgaaattgcaCGGTTTCTCCCGATCGATAAAATTCGCCAACTTTTCCCTGATGTCCTGATTCTGTCGCCACCTTGCTTATGGATAAAATGTTTTATAAGATCAAGTTTTCATGTACAGCTCAATCAGAACTATGTAGTACAACAAGGGATgtaaaatacccaggtatttatttttgAGGGTAAATACTCAAAATGGGTATCTATTTTCTGTGAACTAACTCAATTCACACAAAATACCCACATttatgtacagtagaccctcattttacgcgggtttattttctGCAGCTTCGATTATACCCGGTTTAAGATTTGCCACCTttatccaaactcctaaagattgcagattacgcgtagaGATCATAAGATACAATATGATTTCTTAACATAATTAACAGCAGGAAGTCATAGTTCGAAAACATTAtactttattaatttaaatatttttgttctacACATATTGCTTACAACAGCAACAACACTACAgtttattgattaatttaaatatatatatatttacaatatggtattaaaaataattttgcatattGTAAAGATAACATTTTAATtagatattaatatttgaaattctacaaTTATTAAGCTGTTTACTTCTatactgttttatttaaaaatataatttaagacatttttaaaacggTTAAATTTTTTTAGCACAGCACTTTCTTCCTGCGTGCATAACATTTAGACCAGCCCTTAAGAAACAAACCcacatttttctataaaaaattgtttaagaaaCAACTATATTTATGATGAATAATGTTACAAATGGATTACAAAACCCAATTATCAAAAGAAGTTTCTTATAATACAGTTACTTCAAGAAGGAAGACAATGAAGATTTATGTTCACAAGTTTTACCAATAAAAAAAACGTTCCAATAAAAAAGCCAAATAtaccaattaaaaattttaccaaTAAAAAAGCTTGTTcgttaaaaagaaattacaagaAACAGAAAGAAATTTATCTGCCTTTTGAAACTTTGCCTGTTTATTAAATTGTGAATAGAAGTTCTAAAGTAGAAAAAGATCCTTAAGACAACACTAAAAAAATCTGCAGACATGAAAAAACCTGAAAGATAACTTTGCTGAATATTacatataaaatcatttttagaaaCAGCGTAGATCCGACTATCTAAAGGTTATAGTTGGTAGGaacaaatttatatttcttttttgctaATTTGCTTTATTATTGTGAAAAAGGCGATATTATTCTAAAGTTTGCaaatgaattctaaaaaaaacactttaaacaaaatttaaagaaactgcagtgaaaatatttaagtatGCAAAACTTATATAGTACAGAACTTGAAGCATCAAACAAAAGTtattcaaataagttttttttatggaTGGTTTCATGCTGaaagtctgaaatttttattgaaaattcctTTCAAACAGCCTGCTCAGGTGAatcaattttagttgaaaaaaactaGGTATCACagcaaattttttattcaacttatCCAACTTGTATCTTCGAcctaatttgttctttatttCTAATAATTAATCTCCAAAACATTGagcagtgtccccccccccccttaacactgaactatattttaaatcaaaattaggaTTACTTTTGATTAATATGTCAGTGCCgcaaaaaatgcaaagaagtagAAAATCAACTTCTATACAATCAGTCTTATATTGCATTTGCATATTACCCACACTTCtgtacaaaaagggaaaaaaaggtttcTGTTTTCACATGTCAAAAATGTTTCCAATCTTAACGCAAAAGTTCATCAACACATCATTATGCACATATTTTGTTAAAACGTCAAAACACTACAAAGAACtttctaaaactaaagtaaaaGCAGTCACTATGCTGTTTtgaaagacttataaattctaaatGCACAAAATGCCATTGCGAGTAACGTTATGGCAGTATGTAGAACAATCCTCCTAGTGTCATCTTTCCTGACCAGCACCACGGGAGATGTGGAAGGAATTGTATGGAGTGGTAATTTTTCTAAATTCCTAGGATCCGCTTCAACTTGATATTTACAACATGGATCGCTTTGCCAAGAGACGGCATATAAGCCTGTGCAGAAAAAGCTAATACCATTCAGAGGAAAACTAATATACATCTTATCGGGCCATACGATGCTCGAGAGTATTGAACCAAATCCTGATAGGACGGCTGTTTTATGGAGGCAGTTCCCTACCGATATCCATCTGGCTGTCTCTTCTCCGAGTTTAGTTGGTTCAATCACTATGCAAGCACACTTGGCTTCCAAAGCTTTCTCCAACTCATTTTCAAAGACTTCATGAGCATTTTCTCCATCATAAATTTCTCTGATGATGGCTAGATTCATACTAGTCAAGATGTCTCTGAAATAAATAAGATTAATTAGAATAGAACCCAGCTTATATTGATCATAGGAGGCAAACATAAAAAAGTACACAAAGttagaactgtttaaaaaaaaagtggtttgagATTGCACCATGAAAGGTTTAAATGGGTTTAATTAAGAAAGACATAagaatgaataattgttttaaaaaaatctttggtcaaagaaaaataatacaaatttgtTACCTTAACTGAGAATAGTAAAAGTGACTGCATTTTATACAAGATACCTGGCCAAATCATGTTTATTATCCTGattgtcaaaatgaaaaactTCAGATAAATAGTTATCGGAAGTTTATTTGAAGATAATGAACATAGTAACTTTGCATGCACTAATTAATTGGCAAAAATCTATCACAATCTACCAGTTTATCGATTATTTATaatcaactattttttacttattattgggtaaatgttttcttaaattaaattactttGAGCAGAGCTggtaaaaaactagttttttttggtttaaaccaaacgctttttgtaagaaaaacaattttattttaggaaaataataaagtaatttgTAGTAAGTTCCtgtc
This window of the Uloborus diversus isolate 005 chromosome 4, Udiv.v.3.1, whole genome shotgun sequence genome carries:
- the LOC129220041 gene encoding transmembrane protein 11, mitochondrial-like; its protein translation is MEDYDASDRDILTSMNLAIIREIYDGENAHEVFENELEKALEAKCACIVIEPTKLGEETARWISVGNCLHKTAVLSGFGSILSSIVWPDKMYISFPLNGISFFCTGLYAVSWQSDPCCKYQVEADPRNLEKLPLHTIPSTSPVVLVRKDDTRRIVLHTAITLLAMAFCAFRIYKSFKTA